Proteins encoded by one window of Tunturibacter psychrotolerans:
- the ogt gene encoding methylated-DNA--[protein]-cysteine S-methyltransferase has product MPEPLNLLTDRFDTPIGEMIIVADHDGNLRAVEWTDHEERLQKSLRLHYGRNGFELEPSNNPSGLSDVMKRYFEGELSAINELPVRTAGTPFQREVWRALREIPHGTTVSYGKLAIQIGRPNAVRAVGLANGSNPIGVVVPCHRVIGSNGSLTGYGGGIERKRWLLEHENKHRAAHLPLKLT; this is encoded by the coding sequence ATGCCTGAGCCTCTTAATCTCCTGACAGATCGATTCGACACACCGATCGGCGAGATGATCATCGTAGCCGATCATGACGGAAACCTACGCGCCGTTGAATGGACAGATCATGAAGAGCGCCTGCAAAAGTCCCTACGGCTTCACTACGGCCGCAACGGATTCGAGCTTGAACCATCCAACAATCCATCTGGCTTATCCGATGTGATGAAGCGTTATTTTGAAGGAGAGCTTTCTGCGATAAACGAGCTCCCCGTACGAACTGCTGGCACGCCCTTCCAGCGTGAGGTATGGCGCGCGCTACGAGAGATCCCGCACGGCACAACCGTCTCTTACGGAAAGCTGGCCATACAAATCGGCAGACCCAACGCCGTCAGAGCAGTCGGTCTCGCCAACGGCTCCAATCCGATTGGAGTCGTCGTGCCGTGTCACCGCGTCATCGGATCCAACGGCTCCCTCACAGGTTACGGCGGAGGCATCGAGCGCAAACGCTGGCTTCTGGAGCATGAAAACAAACACCGAGCCGCACACCTTCCACTGAAACTCACTTGA
- a CDS encoding AAA family ATPase codes for MHTANKNLIAISGAPGAGKTTLLDVLQSRGYACVPEVARHIIQQQMQSGGNALPWQDTTTYINLMLRDSIASFLRHQHAQYPTFFDRGLPDTLGYAHIIQLQDQHAIEEACALHRYSKVFLAPPWRAIYTTDTERKQTFDEALFSFDQATNAYIRCGYDPILLPPTTPNERADFVQSHLDLR; via the coding sequence ATGCACACAGCAAACAAAAATCTAATCGCCATCAGCGGAGCACCCGGTGCAGGCAAAACAACCTTACTCGACGTCCTCCAATCACGCGGCTACGCCTGTGTTCCCGAAGTAGCGCGCCACATCATCCAGCAACAGATGCAATCCGGCGGCAACGCTCTCCCCTGGCAAGACACCACCACCTACATCAACCTCATGCTCCGGGACTCCATCGCATCTTTCCTCCGACACCAGCACGCCCAGTATCCAACCTTCTTCGATCGCGGTCTCCCCGACACACTCGGCTACGCGCATATCATTCAACTCCAAGATCAGCACGCCATCGAAGAAGCCTGCGCCCTCCACCGTTACTCGAAAGTCTTTCTCGCCCCGCCATGGCGCGCCATCTACACAACCGACACCGAACGCAAACAAACCTTCGATGAAGCGCTCTTCAGTTTCGATCAGGCAACGAACGCCTACATCCGTTGCGGCTACGATCCAATCCTCTTGCCGCCAACTACCCCAAACGAGAGAGCCGACTTCGTCCAGTCGCACCTCGATCTGCGCTAA
- a CDS encoding non-canonical purine NTP pyrophosphatase: MNLFVATTNPGKLRDFAATASSEITLTPLPGLKQIPAPAEDEPTFEGNARLKAIYYSHHAPNEIVIADDSGLEVDALHCAPGVRSARYADDHHFTDPPNATTDERNNLLLITNLTGIPLTQRSARYHCVLAAARNGKILAIGHGAVEGEILSAPRDTDGFGYDPLFYLPAQNKTMAELDIATKLTFSHRGRAFAALISELNSGLHSHPPR; this comes from the coding sequence ATGAATCTCTTCGTCGCCACCACCAACCCAGGCAAGCTCCGAGACTTCGCCGCCACAGCCTCTTCCGAAATCACACTCACACCGTTGCCGGGCCTCAAACAAATCCCCGCCCCCGCTGAAGACGAGCCCACCTTCGAAGGCAACGCCCGCCTCAAAGCCATCTACTACTCCCACCACGCCCCCAACGAAATCGTCATCGCCGACGACTCCGGCCTCGAAGTCGACGCCCTCCACTGCGCCCCCGGCGTCCGCTCCGCTCGCTACGCAGACGACCACCACTTCACCGATCCACCGAACGCAACCACAGACGAGCGCAACAACCTCCTCCTCATCACCAACCTCACCGGCATCCCACTCACACAGCGCAGTGCCCGCTACCACTGCGTCCTCGCCGCCGCCCGCAACGGCAAAATCCTCGCCATCGGTCATGGAGCAGTCGAAGGCGAAATCCTCTCCGCCCCCCGCGACACCGATGGCTTCGGCTACGACCCCCTCTTCTACCTCCCCGCCCAAAACAAAACCATGGCCGAACTCGACATCGCCACCAAGCTCACCTTCAGCCATCGCGGCCGCGCCTTCGCCGCTCTCATCTCCGAGCTGAACTCCGGCCTCCATTCCCACCCCCCGCGATAG
- a CDS encoding VOC family protein, with amino-acid sequence MLPTLAIDHLVFRVRDIPASKTFYRALFGEPVFENEDLFLYKIGTTARLFFTKATTPASTPYDKEHVGLNHLAFGVESLQHLEQIHSHLQSAGIPNSGIGIDPHGKQNYIWLNDPNGLRIEFYCTPASE; translated from the coding sequence ATGCTCCCAACACTCGCCATCGACCACCTCGTCTTCCGCGTCCGCGACATCCCCGCATCCAAAACCTTCTACCGCGCCCTCTTCGGCGAACCCGTCTTCGAAAACGAAGACCTGTTCCTCTACAAAATCGGAACCACCGCCAGGCTCTTCTTCACCAAAGCAACCACTCCAGCATCCACGCCCTACGACAAAGAACATGTCGGCCTCAACCACCTCGCCTTCGGTGTCGAATCGCTCCAGCACCTCGAGCAGATCCATAGCCACCTTCAATCTGCAGGCATTCCCAACAGCGGCATCGGCATCGACCCCCACGGCAAACAGAACTACATCTGGCTCAACGACCCCAACGGTCTCCGCATCGAGTTCTACTGCACCCCTGCCTCCGAATAA
- a CDS encoding succinate dehydrogenase: MATAAPPAPPATKPLKGVQPLRAGEGNSYLWHKLHSLTGIIPIGAFLVEHIISNFETLNGPLAYAQQVKFLNSLPLVRVLEWAFIFIPLAFHAIYGLFIAFRGRVSVNVYPWASNWMYVSQRITGVIAFLYIVQHVWRQRFSGISLPENPGAAFHKVQVELSNPWMLAIYVIAMIATTWHFAYGIWLFAAKWGITPGEKARKKFGYVCTAFGLALCVMGLASIYAVVWEYPNAPVNVMPAQPTGIALPAPTVPPPNSTNPDQPGEVR; this comes from the coding sequence ATGGCCACCGCCGCCCCGCCAGCACCTCCTGCCACTAAGCCCCTCAAAGGTGTGCAGCCACTCCGCGCAGGCGAAGGCAACTCCTACCTCTGGCACAAACTCCACTCCCTCACTGGCATCATCCCCATCGGCGCGTTCCTCGTCGAGCACATCATCTCCAACTTCGAGACCCTCAACGGCCCCCTCGCATACGCCCAGCAGGTCAAGTTCCTCAACTCCCTCCCGCTCGTCCGCGTCCTCGAGTGGGCCTTCATCTTCATCCCCCTCGCCTTCCACGCCATCTACGGACTCTTCATCGCCTTCCGCGGCCGCGTCAGCGTCAACGTCTACCCCTGGGCCAGCAACTGGATGTACGTCTCCCAACGCATCACCGGCGTCATCGCCTTCCTCTACATCGTCCAGCACGTCTGGCGGCAGCGCTTCAGCGGCATCTCCCTCCCGGAGAATCCAGGAGCCGCCTTCCATAAAGTACAGGTTGAACTTTCAAACCCCTGGATGCTCGCCATCTACGTCATCGCGATGATCGCCACCACCTGGCACTTCGCTTACGGCATCTGGCTCTTCGCCGCCAAGTGGGGCATCACCCCCGGCGAAAAGGCCCGCAAGAAATTCGGCTACGTCTGCACCGCCTTCGGCCTAGCCCTCTGCGTCATGGGCCTCGCCAGCATCTACGCGGTCGTCTGGGAGTACCCCAACGCCCCCGTCAACGTAATGCCCGCCCAACCCACCGGCATCGCCCTACCCGCACCAACCGTCCCACCACCAAACTCAACAAACCCAGACCAACCGGGCGAGGTACGGTGA
- the sdhA gene encoding succinate dehydrogenase flavoprotein subunit, which yields MAATPRIIVVGGGLAGLAAVIKIAEAGGKVDLFSIVPVKRSHSVCAQGGINAAKNLKGEGDDVFKHFDDTIYGGDFLANQTPVKNMTAQGPAIIDLLDRMGVPFNRTPEGLLDFRRFGGTLYHRTAFAGATTGQQLLYALDEQVRRFEAEGKVTKYEGWEFLSAVLDSKGACRGITAMDLRTMDTRTFPADAIIVCTGGNGAIFGKSTNSVVCTGSAQSALYQQGAFYANGEFIQVHPTAIPGEDKLRLMSESARGEGGRVWVPRDKNDKRVAKSIPESDRWYFLEEWYPKYGNLVPRDVATRAIFKVVYEHGMGIDGQPMVYLDLTHIDKETLNRKLEGILEIYEKFVGDDPREVPMKIFPGMHYTMGGLWVDANQQTNIPGVYAAGEADYSIHGANRLGANSLLSCIYGGFVAGPQALAYARALAPQEGDGGHAAELARQKEFNNLLLNNPGTENPFKLWRELGETMTKHATIIRYNAGLDEADAKLVELLDRYRNVNLSDKSQWANTSFAFTRQLWNMLQLGRVIVQGARLRDESRGAHYKPDFPDRNDEKFLKTTKASYKNDAPAFELEEVDISHIKPRPRRYDATA from the coding sequence ATGGCAGCAACACCCCGAATCATCGTAGTAGGCGGCGGCCTAGCCGGACTAGCCGCCGTCATCAAGATCGCCGAAGCTGGCGGCAAGGTCGACCTCTTCTCCATCGTCCCCGTCAAGCGCTCTCACTCCGTCTGCGCTCAGGGAGGCATCAACGCCGCCAAGAACCTCAAAGGCGAAGGCGACGACGTCTTCAAGCACTTCGACGACACCATCTACGGCGGCGACTTCCTCGCCAACCAGACCCCCGTCAAAAACATGACCGCCCAGGGTCCCGCCATCATCGACCTCCTCGACCGCATGGGCGTCCCCTTCAACCGCACCCCCGAAGGCCTCTTGGACTTCCGCCGCTTCGGCGGAACGCTGTATCACCGAACAGCATTTGCGGGCGCAACAACCGGCCAGCAGCTCCTCTACGCCCTCGACGAGCAGGTCCGCCGCTTCGAAGCCGAAGGCAAAGTCACCAAGTACGAAGGCTGGGAGTTCCTCTCCGCCGTCCTCGACTCCAAGGGCGCCTGCCGCGGCATCACCGCCATGGATCTCCGCACCATGGACACCCGCACCTTCCCCGCCGACGCCATCATCGTCTGCACCGGAGGCAACGGAGCAATCTTCGGAAAGTCCACCAATTCAGTAGTTTGCACCGGATCAGCTCAATCAGCACTTTATCAACAGGGAGCCTTCTACGCCAACGGCGAATTCATCCAGGTCCACCCCACCGCCATCCCCGGAGAAGATAAGCTCCGCCTCATGTCCGAGTCCGCCCGAGGTGAAGGCGGCCGCGTCTGGGTCCCCCGCGACAAGAACGACAAGCGCGTAGCAAAATCCATCCCCGAATCCGACCGCTGGTACTTCCTCGAAGAGTGGTATCCCAAGTACGGCAACCTCGTCCCCCGCGACGTCGCCACCCGCGCCATCTTCAAAGTCGTCTACGAGCACGGTATGGGCATCGACGGCCAGCCCATGGTCTACCTCGACCTCACCCACATCGACAAGGAAACCCTCAACCGCAAGCTCGAAGGCATCCTCGAGATCTACGAAAAGTTCGTCGGCGACGACCCCCGCGAAGTCCCCATGAAGATCTTCCCCGGCATGCACTACACCATGGGCGGCCTCTGGGTCGATGCAAACCAGCAGACCAACATCCCCGGTGTATACGCCGCTGGAGAGGCTGACTACTCCATCCACGGAGCTAACCGCCTCGGCGCCAACTCCCTCCTCTCCTGCATCTACGGAGGTTTCGTAGCCGGTCCCCAAGCCCTCGCCTACGCCCGCGCTCTTGCACCACAGGAAGGCGACGGTGGCCACGCCGCCGAGCTTGCCCGCCAGAAGGAGTTCAACAATCTCCTCCTCAACAACCCCGGCACCGAAAACCCCTTCAAGCTCTGGCGCGAACTCGGCGAAACCATGACCAAGCACGCCACCATCATCCGCTACAACGCTGGCCTCGACGAAGCCGACGCCAAGCTCGTCGAGCTCCTCGACCGCTACCGCAACGTCAACCTCTCCGACAAGAGCCAGTGGGCCAACACCAGCTTCGCCTTCACCCGCCAGCTCTGGAACATGCTCCAACTAGGCCGCGTCATCGTCCAGGGCGCCCGTCTCCGCGACGAGTCCCGCGGAGCCCACTACAAACCCGACTTCCCCGACCGCAACGACGAAAAGTTCCTCAAAACCACCAAAGCCAGCTACAAAAACGACGCCCCCGCCTTCGAACTGGAAGAAGTAGACATCAGCCACATCAAACCCCGCCCCCGCCGCTACGACGCCACCGCCTAG
- the sdhB gene encoding succinate dehydrogenase iron-sulfur subunit: protein MAQSTIKVEIKRQPTPDAPSITEKFEVPYRPGMNITSLLGEIALNPVDVSGRATTPVTYDSNCLEEICGSCAMLINGKARMACSALVDKLEQPITLAPLSKFPVVRDLAVDRSVLFENLKKVKAWVPIDGTYDLGTGPKQAPQIQEQRYPLSNCISCTICMEVCPQFNDVTNFVGAATIAQAKLFNMDPSGSVLKEERLRALAGDGGIQECGFAQNCVQACPKQLPLTEAISDMGRDVFIQQVKDLFAR, encoded by the coding sequence ATGGCACAGAGCACCATCAAAGTCGAGATCAAGCGCCAGCCCACCCCGGACGCCCCCTCCATCACCGAAAAGTTCGAAGTCCCCTACCGTCCGGGTATGAACATCACCTCGCTCCTCGGCGAGATCGCGCTCAACCCCGTCGATGTCTCCGGCCGCGCCACCACGCCCGTCACCTACGACTCCAACTGCCTCGAGGAGATCTGCGGCTCCTGCGCCATGCTCATCAACGGCAAAGCCCGCATGGCCTGCTCTGCCCTCGTAGACAAGCTCGAGCAGCCCATCACCCTAGCTCCCCTCAGCAAGTTCCCCGTAGTCCGCGACCTCGCCGTAGACCGCTCCGTCCTCTTTGAAAACCTCAAGAAGGTCAAAGCCTGGGTCCCCATCGACGGCACCTACGATCTAGGCACCGGCCCCAAACAGGCCCCCCAAATACAGGAGCAACGCTACCCCCTCTCCAACTGCATCTCCTGCACCATCTGCATGGAGGTCTGCCCCCAGTTCAACGACGTCACCAACTTCGTCGGCGCCGCCACCATCGCCCAGGCCAAGCTCTTCAACATGGACCCCTCCGGCTCTGTCCTCAAAGAAGAACGCCTCCGCGCTTTAGCCGGAGACGGCGGCATCCAGGAGTGCGGCTTCGCCCAAAACTGCGTCCAGGCCTGCCCCAAACAGCTCCCCCTCACCGAAGCCATCTCCGATATGGGCCGCGACGTCTTCATCCAACAAGTCAAAGACCTCTTCGCTAGATAG
- a CDS encoding energy transducer TonB: MNHLFMPRSLRSIVSLAAFSLLPFLALAQSESSQENVPAITSKTDGIEVTKVGKDVSPPVLIHSSEPKLPKEARKAKLGGQVTLKCYVEPDGTTSNVHITDSKIQGANGPADESIVKKLEDSAIDAVKSYRLKPAMKNGQPVRVELNIVVNFKAG, encoded by the coding sequence TTGAATCATCTTTTTATGCCGCGATCGCTTAGATCGATCGTCTCGCTGGCTGCATTTTCACTTCTTCCTTTTTTGGCTCTGGCGCAATCAGAGTCATCGCAGGAGAATGTCCCCGCCATAACTTCAAAGACAGATGGGATCGAAGTTACCAAGGTCGGAAAAGACGTTTCACCGCCAGTCTTGATTCATTCGTCAGAACCGAAACTACCCAAAGAGGCTCGGAAGGCAAAACTTGGCGGGCAGGTGACTCTGAAATGCTATGTCGAACCGGACGGGACAACAAGCAACGTTCATATCACTGATAGCAAGATTCAAGGAGCCAATGGCCCCGCAGATGAATCGATAGTGAAAAAACTTGAGGATAGTGCCATTGATGCTGTGAAGAGCTACAGGCTCAAGCCCGCCATGAAAAACGGTCAGCCGGTACGTGTCGAACTCAATATCGTAGTCAATTTTAAAGCTGGCTAA
- a CDS encoding GlcG/HbpS family heme-binding protein produces the protein MIQLADARRIIAAAEKKAAEIGQPMNIAVADAGGNLIAHVRMDNAWLGSVDISIKKAWTSRAFDIATKDLADHSQSGNQFFGIHASNDGKVMIFAGGIPLKQDGKVVGAIGVSGGSGAQDHAVAEAGAAAL, from the coding sequence ATGATCCAACTAGCAGACGCCCGTCGCATCATCGCCGCAGCCGAAAAGAAAGCCGCCGAAATCGGCCAGCCCATGAACATCGCCGTAGCCGACGCCGGCGGCAACCTCATCGCCCACGTCCGTATGGACAACGCCTGGCTCGGTTCCGTCGACATCTCCATCAAAAAGGCCTGGACCTCCCGCGCCTTCGACATTGCCACCAAAGACCTCGCCGATCACAGCCAATCCGGCAATCAGTTTTTCGGAATCCACGCCTCCAACGACGGCAAAGTCATGATCTTCGCCGGCGGCATCCCCCTCAAACAGGACGGCAAAGTTGTAGGCGCAATCGGTGTCAGCGGCGGCTCAGGCGCACAGGATCACGCAGTCGCAGAAGCCGGCGCCGCCGCACTCTAA
- the fdhA gene encoding formaldehyde dehydrogenase, glutathione-independent — MAENTGVVFLGRNKVEVQSIDFPKMQNPAGKKINHGVILKVVSTNICGSDQHMVRGRTTAPTGMVLGHEITGEIIEAGSDVEYLKSGDLVTVPFNVACGRCITCREQQTGVCLNVNPGRAGGAYGYVDMGGWVGGQAEYVLVPYADFNLIKFPDKQQAMAKIKDLTMLSDILPTGFHGAVTAGVGVGSIVYVAGAGPVGLAAAASAQILGAAVVMIGDMIPERLKHAESVGFTPIDLTKSDNLGELIAAVVGKPEVDAAIDAVGFEARAQGKDGQEAPATVLNSLMSIVRAAGGIGIPGLYVTEDPGAADDAGKTGNLKMRFGLGWAKSHRFYTGQTPVLKHNRQLMQAILHDRLPIAKIVGATVIPLSQAADGYKAFDSGAAKKFVLDPHGLLA, encoded by the coding sequence ATGGCTGAAAACACCGGAGTAGTTTTCCTCGGACGAAATAAGGTTGAAGTCCAGTCCATCGATTTCCCGAAGATGCAGAATCCCGCAGGCAAAAAGATCAATCACGGCGTCATCCTGAAAGTTGTCTCCACCAACATCTGCGGTTCCGACCAGCACATGGTTCGCGGGCGCACCACCGCCCCCACCGGCATGGTCCTCGGCCACGAGATTACCGGCGAGATCATCGAGGCCGGCTCCGACGTCGAATACCTCAAGTCCGGCGATCTCGTCACCGTTCCCTTCAACGTGGCCTGCGGACGCTGCATCACCTGCCGCGAGCAGCAGACCGGCGTCTGCCTCAACGTCAACCCCGGCCGCGCCGGCGGAGCCTACGGATACGTCGACATGGGCGGATGGGTCGGTGGCCAGGCCGAGTACGTTCTCGTCCCCTACGCCGACTTCAACCTCATCAAATTCCCCGACAAGCAGCAGGCCATGGCGAAGATCAAAGACCTCACCATGCTCTCCGACATTCTGCCCACCGGCTTCCACGGTGCAGTCACAGCGGGCGTCGGCGTCGGTTCCATCGTCTACGTCGCCGGTGCAGGGCCAGTCGGCCTCGCCGCTGCCGCATCTGCCCAGATCCTCGGTGCCGCAGTCGTCATGATCGGCGACATGATCCCCGAACGACTCAAGCACGCCGAAAGCGTCGGCTTCACTCCAATCGACCTCACAAAGAGCGATAACCTCGGCGAACTCATCGCCGCAGTCGTCGGCAAACCAGAGGTCGACGCTGCAATTGATGCCGTTGGCTTCGAAGCACGCGCGCAGGGCAAGGACGGTCAGGAAGCCCCCGCAACTGTCCTCAACTCCCTCATGTCCATCGTTCGCGCCGCAGGCGGCATTGGCATCCCCGGCCTCTATGTCACAGAAGATCCCGGAGCCGCAGACGATGCAGGCAAAACCGGGAACCTTAAGATGCGCTTCGGCCTCGGCTGGGCCAAGTCACACCGCTTCTACACAGGCCAGACGCCAGTGCTGAAGCACAACCGTCAACTCATGCAGGCAATTCTGCACGACCGCCTGCCCATCGCAAAGATCGTCGGCGCAACAGTCATTCCTCTTAGCCAGGCAGCCGACGGATACAAAGCCTTCGACTCCGGCGCAGCGAAGAAGTTCGTCCTCGATCCCCACGGCCTTCTCGCATAA
- a CDS encoding dipeptidase — translation MHKRGIFVSALLILTLHAPAQTKSQTKTMTDPQAVHQSAIVIDTHADTPQRFVDEHWDFTDPLNGGMLNYSSAKQGNLDAQFFSIWVDPNQYPANASAHRTLALIDGTLEQVRKHPDKLALCVSADDIVATHAQGKFAVLMGIEGGHSIENDLGLLRDYYRLGVRYMTLTWSNTNNWADSSGDIDDEKVQHHNGLTPFGKQIVAEMNRLGMMVDISHVSDKTFWDVIATTRTPVIASHSSARALTHAARNMTDEMLLAMKKNNGVVMVNFFPAFIDENWRKAWAAQEPERKQAQKALEAEYSAKGLPVPYTASDKIDREFAAKIGRAPFNSLIDHFDHVIKIAGIDHVGIGTDFDGIPVPPAGIDSAADLPKVTAALMARGYTADDLHKLLGGNLLRVFREVQAASDHNP, via the coding sequence ATGCACAAACGCGGCATCTTCGTCTCTGCCCTGCTCATCCTCACCCTTCACGCCCCAGCACAGACAAAATCCCAAACAAAAACAATGACTGATCCACAAGCCGTCCACCAATCCGCCATCGTCATCGACACCCACGCCGACACCCCCCAACGATTCGTCGATGAACACTGGGATTTCACCGATCCCCTCAACGGCGGCATGCTCAACTACTCGAGCGCCAAGCAAGGAAATCTCGACGCACAGTTCTTCTCCATCTGGGTCGACCCCAACCAATACCCCGCCAACGCCAGCGCTCACCGCACTCTCGCGCTCATCGACGGCACCCTCGAGCAAGTCCGCAAACACCCTGACAAACTCGCCCTCTGCGTCTCCGCCGACGACATCGTCGCCACCCACGCACAAGGAAAGTTCGCTGTCCTCATGGGCATCGAAGGTGGCCACTCCATTGAAAATGATCTCGGCCTCCTACGCGACTACTACCGTCTCGGCGTCCGCTACATGACCCTCACCTGGTCCAACACCAACAACTGGGCCGACTCCTCCGGCGACATCGACGACGAAAAAGTCCAACACCACAATGGCCTCACACCCTTCGGCAAACAAATCGTAGCCGAAATGAACCGCCTCGGCATGATGGTCGACATCTCCCACGTCTCCGACAAAACCTTCTGGGATGTCATCGCCACCACGCGCACGCCCGTCATCGCGTCCCACTCCTCAGCTCGAGCTCTCACCCACGCCGCACGCAACATGACCGACGAGATGCTCCTCGCCATGAAGAAGAACAACGGCGTCGTCATGGTCAACTTCTTCCCCGCATTCATCGATGAGAACTGGCGCAAAGCCTGGGCCGCACAGGAACCCGAACGCAAGCAAGCCCAAAAGGCCCTCGAAGCTGAGTACAGCGCCAAAGGCTTACCAGTCCCCTACACTGCCTCCGACAAGATCGACCGCGAGTTCGCCGCAAAGATCGGCCGCGCGCCATTCAACTCGCTCATCGATCACTTCGACCACGTCATCAAGATCGCTGGCATCGATCACGTCGGCATCGGCACTGACTTCGACGGAATCCCTGTCCCACCTGCGGGCATCGACTCCGCCGCCGACCTTCCCAAAGTCACTGCTGCCCTCATGGCTCGCGGCTACACCGCCGACGACCTGCACAAACTACTCGGAGGCAACCTCCTCCGCGTCTTCCGCGAAGTGCAGGCTGCCTCCGATCACAATCCATAA
- a CDS encoding putative quinol monooxygenase — MAKFALYAELKAKPGKEADVEAFLKQGAEMAKAEAGTVHWYGFKEDKGGIFGVFDTFNDEAGRDAHLNGEIAKALMANAETLFSEAPKIHKINLIAEKV; from the coding sequence ATGGCGAAGTTTGCGCTGTATGCAGAGCTGAAAGCTAAACCCGGTAAAGAGGCGGATGTGGAAGCTTTCCTGAAGCAAGGTGCAGAGATGGCGAAGGCTGAGGCTGGGACCGTGCACTGGTATGGATTCAAGGAAGACAAAGGCGGAATCTTTGGAGTGTTTGACACTTTCAACGACGAGGCGGGACGCGATGCGCATTTGAATGGTGAGATTGCGAAGGCGCTGATGGCGAATGCTGAGACGCTGTTCTCCGAGGCTCCGAAGATTCACAAGATCAATCTGATTGCGGAGAAGGTTTAG
- a CDS encoding peptidylprolyl isomerase, giving the protein MMLRTLALSLALAVSVQAQSTPTQSTPPPPADALPDAPSTTSNVKAPVVPTGPTAVIDTTMGRLTCKLYDKQAPITVANFIGLADGSKDWTDPKTLQKMHHQPFYNGTTFHRVIPNFMIQGGDRVGDGTGDPGYFFQDEIDPSLTFDQPGLLAMANAGPGPSGGGTNGSQFFITETEVPQLNGKHTIFGQCDAHTALLVASIARVERNSNDKPLTPVVINRVTIVREGEPMPPPPVTPATPATAAVPPK; this is encoded by the coding sequence ATGATGCTTCGCACTCTCGCACTCTCCCTGGCACTCGCCGTCTCCGTCCAGGCACAGTCAACCCCAACACAGTCGACACCACCGCCTCCAGCCGACGCCCTCCCAGACGCTCCGAGTACCACCAGCAACGTCAAAGCGCCCGTCGTCCCCACCGGCCCCACCGCGGTCATCGATACCACCATGGGCCGCCTCACCTGCAAGCTTTACGACAAGCAAGCCCCCATCACCGTCGCAAACTTCATCGGTCTCGCCGATGGCAGCAAAGACTGGACCGACCCCAAGACCCTTCAGAAGATGCACCACCAGCCCTTCTACAACGGCACTACCTTCCACCGCGTCATCCCCAACTTCATGATCCAGGGTGGTGACCGCGTCGGCGACGGCACCGGCGACCCCGGCTACTTCTTCCAGGACGAGATCGACCCCTCACTCACCTTCGACCAACCCGGCCTCCTCGCCATGGCCAACGCGGGCCCCGGCCCATCAGGCGGCGGCACCAACGGCTCGCAGTTCTTCATCACTGAGACCGAAGTTCCGCAGCTCAACGGCAAGCACACCATCTTCGGCCAGTGCGACGCCCACACCGCCCTCCTCGTCGCCTCCATCGCACGCGTCGAACGCAACTCCAACGATAAGCCACTCACACCGGTAGTAATCAATCGCGTCACCATCGTGCGCGAAGGCGAACCCATGCCTCCACCACCAGTGACGCCGGCGACACCTGCCACCGCTGCGGTGCCGCCCAAATAA
- a CDS encoding peptidylprolyl isomerase, with product MPNKPGTYATFKTSEGTVVCELFEKDAPETVANFIGLAEGSKEWNSRSKKGAKLYDGTIFHRVIPQFMIQGGDPEGTGMGGPGYKFADETKGSKHGFQEKGKLAMANAGPNTNGSQFFITVADTSWLTGKHTIFGEVVEGYDVVEKISKVSKDGMDRPKTPVVLESVTIERVA from the coding sequence ATGCCCAACAAACCTGGCACCTACGCCACATTCAAGACCAGTGAAGGAACCGTCGTCTGTGAACTCTTCGAGAAGGACGCCCCCGAAACCGTAGCCAACTTCATCGGTCTCGCCGAGGGCTCCAAGGAGTGGAACAGCCGCAGCAAGAAGGGCGCTAAGCTCTACGACGGCACCATCTTCCACCGCGTCATCCCCCAGTTCATGATTCAGGGCGGCGATCCTGAAGGCACGGGCATGGGCGGCCCCGGCTACAAGTTCGCCGACGAGACCAAGGGTTCAAAGCACGGCTTCCAGGAGAAGGGCAAGCTCGCCATGGCGAACGCCGGCCCGAACACCAACGGCAGCCAGTTCTTCATCACTGTCGCCGACACCAGTTGGCTCACCGGCAAGCACACCATCTTCGGCGAAGTCGTAGAAGGCTACGACGTAGTCGAGAAGATCTCCAAAGTCAGCAAAGACGGCATGGATCGCCCCAAGACCCCGGTCGTCCTAGAGTCAGTCACCATCGAACGCGTAGCCTAA